The DNA window TTCATGAAAGGAAAGCTACTATAAAGGAATTTTATGGTGAGCCAATCTTTgggttcttttcttttcttttaaaaaaaaaagtcttgcTGAGGCTTCTATATTGTAGTTCTTGGTGAGGAAAAATTTTGGTCGTTTTCACAATGCGAGTTCTGACAAGGACTGAAATTGGACCAGGTGTGATATTCCCCTCCTTGTTGCAACTTCAAAGGGGAATCACTGAAgttgaagaaagaaaacagagagAAATCTGTGCCAAGAAGTACACTAGAAGTTATGAAATGGGCAAAGGTAAGTTGTCTGAAATCGAAATTGAGAGAGAAGAAGAATGTGGAATTTGCATGGAGATGAAATCTAAGGTTGTTCTCCCCAGCTGCAACCACTCTCTCTGCTTGAAGTGTTATAGGGACTGGTAATTATTCCGCTCTTGGTTTTACTATGAATTTGGACATTTCTTTTACCTTTTATGATCTTTTTGCTGTTGTATTCCTTTGCGAATAGGATGGCCATTGAGCACCAGTGTCTAGATATCTCAATGTGATGCAGCCATGCAGCATGTAATTACAGAAGCCTAATTAGTCCCATGCCCTTCATTTTGATTCTTGTGATATATTGAGCTTTAGTTCTGTAGATCACTTAAAACCAGCCAAGGGCTACATTGCAATCGCTTGCTCCTGGTGTGGCATCTCTATCTAGTCGTATGGTACCCACTCGAGTTACAATATAGTAAATCTGATCTCAGGCTCAGTTAAAAATCCTCAAGTCTGAATTTGTAGCATTTCCAGGTAATCTTTGGTCCTAGTGCGTCTGCTGATTTCTGCAAGGCAAGAGCTTCAAACAGATTAGAAAAGGAAtggaatttttaaaaatcctcGTCCTGTTGTTATCAGTGAAAGAACTAAAGTTTAATAAATTATTGGATGCAGATGACCAGTTTGATTTGTTTCTATGACCTCAGGGTATTGTGTCTGTTACCCTTCATTCTCCCTGTGTTTCCGAACTGATATTTGAGCTGTGCCTTATTTCTGTCTATCTGTTTTAGATGGAAACCTCTACTAAAGTCAAACAAGGTAATGTTTCTTAATGCTGGGTTATTA is part of the Coffea eugenioides isolate CCC68of chromosome 6, Ceug_1.0, whole genome shotgun sequence genome and encodes:
- the LOC113776435 gene encoding E3 ubiquitin-protein ligase AIRP2 isoform X2, whose protein sequence is MMRKSFKDSLKALEADIQHANTLASDYPREYDGACLQMRLSYSPCAHIFLFLVQWTDCHLAGILGFLRILIYKAYEDGRTSMSVHERKATIKEFYGVIFPSLLQLQRGITEVEERKQREICAKKYTRSYEMGKGKLSEIEIEREEECGICMEMKSKVVLPSCNHSLCLKCYRDWMAIEHQCLDISM